In Zonotrichia albicollis isolate bZonAlb1 chromosome 3, bZonAlb1.hap1, whole genome shotgun sequence, a single window of DNA contains:
- the IAH1 gene encoding isoamyl acetate-hydrolyzing esterase 1 homolog has protein sequence MALAEAGARGRLLRWPRVLLFGDSITEYSFQEHGWGAYLAERLVRKCDVVNRGISGYNTRWAKLILPRLITESTGADSIAAVTIFFGANDSALKELNPKQHVPLEEYAANLKGMVQYLKSVDITADKIILITPPPLQESAWEKACLAKGDKLNRCNATTGQYAQACVQVAKECGTDVLDLWSLMQKNQDFSSYLSDGLHLSAKGNSFVAAQLWSRLENKLSALPSLLPYWRDVDHANPEASLL, from the exons ATGGCGCTGGCAGAAGCGGGAGCCCGCGGGCGGCTCCTGCGCTGGCCCCGCGTCCTGCTCTTCGGAGACTCCATCACTGAG tACTCCTTCCAGGAACATGGCTGGGGGGCATACCTTGCTGAGAGACTGGTCAG aaaatgtgatgtTGTGAACCGTGGGATCTCGGGGTACAACACCAGATGGGCTAAGTTGATTCTTCCAAGACTGATCACTGAAAGTACTGGTGCTGACAGTATTGCTGCAGTTACTATTTTCTTTGGAGCTAATGACAGTGCTTTGAAAG AGCTGAACCCCAAGCAGCACGTTCCTCTGGAGGAGTACGCCGCCAACCTGAAGGGCATGGTGCAGTACCTGAAGTCAGTAGACATCACTGCAGACAAGATCATTTTGATAACACCCCCACCTCTTCAGGAATCAGCTTGGGAAAAGGCATGTCTTGCCAAAG GTGACAAACTGAACCGCTGCAATGCCACCACGGGGCAGTACGCCCAGGCCTGCGTCCAGGTGGCCAAGGAGTGCGGCACAGACGTGCTCGACCTCTGGAGCCTCATGCAGAAGAACCAG GATTTCTCCTCCTATTTGTCTGATGGCCTTCATTTATCAGCGAAAGGCAACAGCTTTGTAGCAGCTCAGCTTTGGTCACGCCTGGAAAACAAACTGTCTGCCCTTCCTTCTCTGCTTCCTTACTGGCGTGATGTGGACCACGCGAACCCCGAGGCCAGTCTgctgtga